The DNA segment GCACATGGGGGAAAAGTGTCTTTCCTTTAGGGTTTCTGCACCCACCAGAGGTTATAATAACTGCTTGATCCAAAAATGTTATGTTTGAgtgaaaaaggaaaacaaagcATATAAAAAGGATTGCAACAATTTTGCTTGAGCCACAATATTTAGTGAGTGAAAATGCACCCGTGCCATGCTGCTCCAATTTTTCTCCAGCCAGAACAATCTAGTGTGAGCGAAAATGAACCCCTGCATTGTTGTTGTAATTACTCCAACCACAAAATTTAGTGTGAGCAAAAATGCAATCGTGCACTGCTGCTCCAATTTTGCTTCAGCCACAAACATTTCCTGTGAGTGAAATTGCACCCTACACTATTACTCCAATTTTCCAGCCACAAACATTTTATGTGAGTGAAAAGATAGAACTCATTATACAGGAACACTGGACAAGTTTCTTTCGAGCGAAAAATCGTAGTGCAAGCGAAAAAGCATTAATGATTAAATACAAGTAATGTTGGAATTTGGATGGAGTGAAAATATACCacaattgttaaaaaataagtaaGAAAAATGTACACACGTCATTCACAAACTCCATCCTCAATAGATTGTCATGGTTTTTGTCAATGACATGTGATTCATTAATAACCTTCAAACTTTTTGCATTCATCAATATTTACTCGGGGTTTTCTTTTAAACCTGCAAAGAAATAAGAAAGATGAATTAAAAAGATCTTAATGTATAACAAATTTAGTGAACAATACATTGGAACAACTTATAGTATAAATAACTTAATGACCTGAGATGCACTTCAGTGGTGTGAACTATTAAAATTATTGTCCAATGATGTCAAAAGCGAAACAAACCCAATAGAATGACTGCTTGAAACCTAACAATGAATACAATAAAATGAGTTATTATTACACGTTATGAAGGATTATACATCATTTGAAACAGTGAACTTCTTGAACAACATATATAGGTTTAACGTACCCCATAAACTGTATTACATATCCCATTAAATGTATTTAGGTTGACTTCAATTTCAGCCATGACCCTCGAACACAGAAGTTATGAACTGGAAGGCTCATATGTAACTTATAGCAAGTACAAGTAACTTCAATTTAAAAGACTTTGGTGAACAGTTAATGATTTATTGATACTTATGGTATAAAGAAGAATTGTTCTAAGAAATGGAAATGAAATCGAAGGTCAAATAATTTATGCATTTCACTAACTATAGTTGGATGAATGGAAACTTGGCATGTAGCAAAAGATTTTTTTCGTTTTCCACCCTTTTCAGAGCATGATTTCTTTCCTGTTGAGTGTGGTCTTCCCTTTCGTTTCATAATGATAGGGCTACACATTTCAACGATGGGGAAATTCAAATTCGTACGAGTAGGTGACATTGGTTGTCCATCTACAACAGGCACGAGTGGATGACCAACATTGTTGTTTGTTCTAGTATTATGGTGTGTTGGTTGATCGTGTTTCAAGACAAAAACATCAAGATGTTTGTGCAAAAGTTCTGTTGTATAACGCTTTCAACTATTTTATAGAACTGCTTGCACAACCCATCATATCGTTTAACTTGTGGATATTTGTCCTTACTCCCATATGAAGCTCTTATGTATATGTGTGCTTGTGGCAGACATTTTTACTCCACCTAGTCAAAATATACTTCGTTGGCTATTTTATGACTCTTTCTTGTACAAGGACAACCAAACAATGGCAACACAAGATCCCCCTAAATTCAAATAACAAACATGTTCAACAAACATCATGGTTTTTGCGGTCAAATAACACTACACAATTGGAGTGGGTATGTCCGACCATCCCGAAATGACTCTTCCATAACATTGAACCGATAGGTATGTTCgttaacaaataaattattaacaaCACAATTCATTTTCCCATTAAACTCAGCTTGGACTTCGTTCAATTTTGCACGAGTGTACTCTGCTTGAAATTATCTTTCAATGCTAGATTGAGAGCAACAAGGAATAACTGTATTTAGAGAAACAAAGTTCGTTTCGCATTGCATTCTTCCTTATGTTGCAGTATCATATTGGTTCACAAACTATTGGAGACATGTCATCAAATTAATATACCTATCAAAAAATGCATTCATGCTCACTCCTCTATGTTGTGGACATACCTgccaaaaaaaaaacctttaaaGTAACTAGGAAATTTATCAAATAAAGTGTTCAACCAATCATTGCTGCTTAAATAATATTGACTTATGAAATTACCCCATGAGGACATACAAAATCAATATTTGACAACTCATATACTATTGTTTTCTTCCACCGTGGCCTTGGATCCCACAAAACTAATTAGAATATTATTTAATTGGACATCTCTCCAGTTGTAACATGGTAGTCGCCATGTCACATGGTTGTCCCTACATCAAGACTCATAAAAGATAGAATGGTTCAAAAACCTTCTTTAGGAGGCAAAATCTGACGTTATACATGAAATTTTGTGTGAACAAAAAAGTTGACACTTTTTACATAAAAGTTAATTTGTTGTACCTGTGACTAGTAGATTTAAAGTTGATaattaaaaccttggtaactaattaaatattaatttagaaactatttattaataatagaaactaatttagatactgataaatttttttactttctaaaatagtatataattcaatcaatataataactaattattttttatttttaaaattaatttttatttaataatttgtaatGTTAGAAGACTACTCCGATTCTAAAAGTGCATTGTGATTGATCTTTGGAGGGTTATACTAATAACTTAGTGTTGTTGAGATTGGAGGGTTTGCTATGCCATATATAAATCCAATCAATTCGGGACTGGTTGAGACTATGTAACATCAAAACTTAAGTTAGGTTAGATGTGGTTTTATGATTTCTTTAAAAATCCTCCATTTTAGGTACTATTTGAAATTTCTTTATTTCCTTAGaaaattttctataaaatttcaatcattttaagaaaaataattaaactcaaTATGCAAATAAATGgtattttaaattcatttaagAAGTCAAATCCATCAAAAAGTTCCGGCCAAACCCTCCATTAAATTGCAGAGCTGTCCAAAAAGCTAAGTATGGCCTCCACCAACAACTTACATGGAACAAGTGATGCCAAGCAGGAATTGCCTAACGCAAATACCAAAGTTTTAAATCGTTTTCATGAACAAAGACGCCGTGCAATAAAGTGGCCAACACTAACAACGAAGCAGAACAAGTGGTTGCATCATGCATGTTAAGTAACACCCAACTCTTTCACCACACCCACAACCCTAAATCCCCATCAATTACCATAAATTCATGAGGTGTCGttagaagaaaaggaaaaactcTCTTCAAATAATTAAACATTAGTTTAAAAATGtagttatatttatatcttGAACTCAAATTTGAAACTTGTAATTAATACAAAAGCAACCCTATATCACAGTCTCCACGGGTCTATATAAACACCACAATGCATCATCACTTGTACACACCAGCTGCAAATTGTAGTGGCATCTTTACCTTTTGTCTCCGAACTAGTTCACTTGAGAGATATATAATATTTCTATTTCCAAATATGGCAAGCTTGAAGGTTGCATGCATGGTTGTGCTGTGCATGGGTGTGGTGGGTGCACCAATGATGGCGCAGGCCATTTCATGCGGCGATGTGACAACGGACTTGGCACCGTGCCTGTCTTACCTGATGAATGGTGGAACGGCTTCAGATGCGTGCTGTGAAGGAGTTAGGAGCATTCTGGGTGCTGCTGGAACAACCTCTGAAAAACAAACCGTGTGTAACTGTCTTAAGGATGCTGCTAATAACTTTGGCATCAATGATAACTACGCTCAGGCACTCCCTGGTCTCTGCAATGTCAGCGTCCCTTACAAGATCAGCCGCTCCACCAACTGTGCAAAGTATGTTCTTATGCTCTTCTTGTTTGCTACAATAAATGGTTTGAACCTATAGTtttagaagaaagaacattaTGCTGTATGATTTTACAATTCCATACTTTATGTTGTATAATTTGACTTTTGATGATATTTATCAGTTCTGGTTTTTTTCTATTATACTATTTCTGATAACTTTTGTGTGTTAGGTGTGTTATCATAAAAATTATGGACGGAAACAGAGAGAATATTTCTAACTTGATGCCTTTGTTTTTGTTGTAATGGTGCAGCATCAGGTTCTAAAGGATTATTTAGCGTTTCTAATTTCTGGCACGGGATTTATACTGAGACATCATCAGTTTGACCCATTTATTATCAGAATAAGAGAAAGTGAGTGTGTGTGACTGTATTGTATGGCTCCACTTATAACGAGCCTGTTATTGTATTAGTTTGTGTTTCATGAGATTTCATGAGACGTTTTAGTCTTTTCATTTCTTCGGTGTGATGGATGTTAATGCTTCAAAATTAATAACAGAGAAGGGTATTAGAGTGAATTTTTATAAATGGTTTATAACTTTTTACGTgtgtataaaaattaaattcatatttaattatttatgaatttcatctctaggatttttatttataatatatgtaaataaaattaataattcaaaattaatatttattttcacacCGAAATTTCTTCTCTCGgaagaattataaatatttattgggtAGCATTAAGACCCGTTAAAAACTGAGCCGAACCGATAGCAGCAAGAAACAATTTCTTGGGCTAGCATGGGAGCCCATATTATTAATTGGGCCTGTACTGGTTGGTATAACTTACCACTTAAATCTTTATTTcatagtaaaaataaatttagacaATGCAATACAATTCACAATTGTTAATTAGAGCAAATATAAATAAACGATAAAGTAAATTTTCTAACCAGATAGAATGATAATATTTGAACTGTGGTATggataaaaaattaagagcaggatcaataataaaattaacatttaattGTAATTTGGGTTCTATATTCgtacttttatttaatttttagtttataatttttcttaattataaatACAGTGATATTGGGAGAAATAttgtaagaaaatatttaagaatcaaaattatgaataaCTAAAAATTAAGGAATTAAAATTgtggaaaataaaatttataagtttgAATTTGAGATTTTTATTACAGTTGATGAAGATGAAGGTGTTTTGTTCAAGATGACGTTCCAACGAAGAGTACGTAATCACGATGAAGAGCGAAAGGTTCTGATAAATCCTAATCACATACAAAAGGGTATAGCAGACAAAGcgtaaatgaaaaagaaaaaagtagagagaaaagaaaatgcaaattttttttatttactttttgtgTTACAAAATGCAAAAGTACATCAATGTATGTATAAGAAAAAGACTAAGTTCTATAAGAAACCTAAAgagaagttgaaaaaaaaactaacaaaactcaacaatttaaaatagaaaaataaatatgttaccaattttataaaatatatagaaaaaaattacaatgcATTGACCACCATAAGAATTATTTTGTCTTTGctataatataatatcaaataCTCCATGTGTTTGATGGTGACTCCAATTACAGCTGCAACTTAGGTATGCAGCAGCACCAACATTAATCTTATAAGGTTATGGCTGTCCAactgtaaatatttatttagtttgATTACTGTGGTCGTTATTTATATGTAAAGCTTCAAAGTTTAACCTAGCTTAATCAGCAACAATGGAGacgataaaaatataaaataaataaagacaataaaataaataaatttttcatcTAATTTCTGCATAAGAAGACGTTAGTTCTAGTTTTGGTAAAGAATAATCCAGTTTACAAGTGCAAAACTCCCACAAATTTAATCCAAATGAGCCCAAATTTTCCGACTATAATCTATATATTTACATAAACCTAAAATTGTCTTCAAACTTAAACACGTATAATTTTGTCACTAATTTTTATCTAATCGTGTCTCTAAGTAAACTAAAATCACTCCTAAAACTCTAATAGCTAGTAAGAGTAGCAGAGGATAAATCAAATTTAGTTAATCAGTTATATTCTACTAGAGATAGGTTGACTCAATATGTtgattaattacaattttttataactagGTAGAGAATTATTTCAGTAAACTTTGTATATATGATCATTTATATTTGATCATCTTTTCTTCAATAATTTGTTGTCTTTTGAAACTTATTGTCTATCTGGCTTATGCCGTGATCTCAATTCTGTGAGTGATAGAGTAGAAAAGATTTTATTGCTGAGTGTTGATTTCAAAACTGCACCTAAATTTTCAACACTTCACAGCaccaaaaaataaaagtaatggATGTTTAGATCCCAAAAATCCCCACTCGAATAGGTCTCTTATCACACTACCACCTTTCTCATACAAAAGAGAGCAACTTCCAAAATGCTAAACACCATCTCTTGCCATGtcaaaagggaagaagaaacaaaaactAGCAGTGTGGATTCTGTTGTTGAACTTGTAAAATCAAAACTTGACGCCAACCACTTACCATATAACATGTACAAACCTCAATAAGAGAAGATAAACATTAGAACATTGACAAGTGATTCAGATATTTATAAGTTTTCAGACATATGAACATATGCACATGTTTTGGGTAAGAAAAcaactaaattttatttaaatttttaatttacgCCTAACATTTCAATTGTGCTAACTCAAAAATTTCTTATTTATCATAGACTCCATTTTTGAAAATCACTTAATTTATATGATCTCACACCTCACTCGTGACAACTACCCACATAGTTtttcataacatatttttttttttaaagtttggaCGACTAAATTGGTGGAAGTGATTGAAAACATAGTTATGTGATAGATAATATTCCTATCCACTTAGAACACTTATTCCAGACAAAATTAGCTACATTACATTCTAGAAAAAGGTGTTGTATAGATTCAGGCAGCAGTTGACATAAGGGACATAGATTTGTCTCCAAGCTTACACccttttttttgtaaattatcCCTAGTTTGGATTCTAGTCAGACCAATCTTCCATACAAAGAACTTTGCATTTGGTATAACACTTGTTTTccaaattaaacttaaaaaaatcatcaacCTTACCCCTATAACTATTGTGGACAATATTATATCTTGATTTCACCgaatatatttctattttttcccCTTTCCATACCCACTTATCTTGCCCTTGTATTTTTGGCTTAACATCTATTATATCTTCAATAGTTTCTTTATTTGAGGCTTTCCCCCATTCAAACCACTATCTTCTCCATTTCAGATCTCATTCCCAATTATTATTGATCCAAAATCCAGCCTCAGAAACATAGGCATCACTTAATTCTAAGTTCTTGTATAGCCTTGGGTATTTTTCAGCCATAGTTAAATTACTATGCCATTTATTTGTCCATAACCTAACCTCCTCACCCTTTCTTAGGCTTCATTTAATATTGTTTTCGAGTCAATTTTTCCTACACCCTTCACCACATACCTTTTTAAGATCAGTCTACCTTATTGATTCATAcctttgtttttttgttgtatTTGTTTTCCCTAAATGTCCATATTTGGATAATAATATCTCACTCCATAACCCAGTTGTTTCTGTTGTGAATATCCATTTCCACTTTCCCATTAGTACCTCGTTAAACTTCTTTATATCTCTTATACCTacttataagaaaatgataaaaaatggtaagaagaaaaaatgtttcttattctcttatgtgtatattacatcagtcatgtataggaaatatatagggagtttctctctcccaaattacaatctaattaggtaggatactaatcatgagattctataattattaaattaattgcatataattgggtacaatatagtcaaatattgcatacaataattgcatataattttataattattatttccttaatactccccctcaagttggtaggtgaagatcaagaatccccaacttgtgtcgtagcgtcaaaaatcgttccttgcccaatgccttcgtaaaaatatctgcgagctgatactgtgtcggtacatatgaaggactgattatcccagcttgtaatttttctcgcacaatgtggcagtctatctcaatgtgttttgtgcgttcatgaaatactgggtttgctgctatatgtaatgccgcttgattgtcacagaaaagttgaaCTGGCAAGTTGCatggcacctttaaatcctgcaacagatatcgcaaccaaactatctccaaacaagtattggccattgcgcggtattctgcttccgctgatgatcttgatacgtttgtctgtttttttgacttccatgagataatagatgaaccaagaaaaatgcaatatccagatactgatctccgagttgtctgacaaccttcccagtctgagtcgcaataagctgtcaatgtcagattgttttcggatggcaataacaatccttgtcctggtgatcctttgatgtactttaggactcgaattgcggcatcccaatgaggtttttgtggatcctgtatatattgacttagggtccgaaccgaaaatactatgtcaggccgagtaaccgtgaggtatatcagtcgtcccacgagtcgcctgtatttgactggatcctttaataactctccatcgtctggtgtgagttttaggtattgttccattggaaatttgtctggacgagcacctgtgagtcccgtatcctgcaaaatatcaagcgcatattttctttgggacatgtaaataccagctttggaacgggaaaattcaatccctagaaaatattttaggtctccaagatctttaatgcgaaattgttgtaataaacaatctttaacacgctgaatttctgtcaaatcatttcctgtcagaagaatatcatccacataaatcaaaagggcagtaaatgatgagttattctgtcttgtgaatactgttgaaatcctacagatttaatcacatgagaaaatgttgaaaaccatgttcgagatgcttgtttgagaccataaagggatttgttgagtcgacatacaatgttctccccctgtcgatgatgtccgggtggcaagtccatgtaaataatttcatgcaatgtgccatgtaagaaggcattttgcacatctagctggtgagtaaaccaatttctggttgctgcaatggtgaggagacacctcaaagttgttaattttgctgttggtgaaaaagtttcagaatagtcgacaccttcaatctgagtgtacccctttgcgacaaggcgcgccttatatctgtcgacgctaccatctgagttgtactttattttataaacccatttgcatccgatgggtttctgtCCAGCGGGTAACgatgtcaaggtccacgtttgatttagctgcaaggcggaaagctcttcgtccattgcttttttgccaatttggatcaaggatagcttgagcataagtgtgaggttctttggtggctgtgatgttagcaagatatgcactatgtgtagaagaaaatcgtgaattagaaagaaaatgatgcataggatacctggttccattctgtcggtcttgggcagtggttgaatgattggcttgggatcccgttacgtagtcttgaagccaggaaggttgggttgatgtgcgactggatcgtcgaacaggaaggtcggttggagaaggtttggtaatgggtgctaaacttcttggcatgggagaagaaggttggtctactggagattcaggtgtattatgacgagtaggagaagaaggttggtttgatggaggttcaggtgcattgtgacgagtaggagaagagggttgatcgagtgaatgttggacaggagtgggtaagtcaatgtcaatagtgggcaaaataccttgtaatggaggtgaggattgtgtctgtgactgttggcagaatgggaaaacactttcatggaagatgacatcccgacttgtaaaaaaagtgcctgcatctatatcaaataatttgtatgctttttgactgtgaggataaccaatgaagatgcattgtcgggcacgcggatcaaatttttgcttaggtgaaacaacagttgcgtaacaaaggcaaccaaaagtttttaggtgagagagtgaaggtggttgattatatagtagctcaaaaggtgatttattttttagtaaaggtgatggcaagcgattaatgatatatgtggcggttaaaacgcattctccccaaaattctaatggtaaattggactgaaataggagggctcgtgctgtgtttaaaacatgtctatgtttgcgttctactaccccattttgttgaggagtgtaaacgcaagtgcgttgacattcaataccttttttgagaaaaaaatcatacattgaaataaattccagtccgttgtcaacgcggatggttttaatagatgcctgaaattgattttgtgcaaatgtaatgaatgactctaagagatgttgggtttcagatttgtgattcataagaaataaccaagtacatctagtatagtcatcgactatagtgagaaaaaaacgttttccaaaatgagttggggttttatgaggaccccaaatgtcacaatgcaatagattaaatggagaatgagattttattgtgcttaaaggaaagggtagccttgtctgtttagctttgggacaaatactacaatgattatgaatgggaatgagatttttactgatagggataggtagtagggaagatacaagttgtagacacgctggagaaggatgtccaaggcgcttatgccataaatcaggatcggtcgatatttgagatgcgtgggcttggtttggaagaggggacatgtagtataagcctgcgtgttgtttacccgagccaatcatcctccccgtagccaagtcctgtaaaacgcaaccatgtggagtaaaaacgacacaacaatttagtgaactggttatcttactaatggaCATGGGCAAGCAGACCGAGTAAATaagatcggtgctctgataccatgttaagaagtgggctttaagcctaactcaaccccataaaaccggctcatggggtgaggtttgcacccatttatatattatgaaatgtccttatctctagtcgatgtgggatttccaacacaccccctcacgccgaggctACCATCTCGTGcgtggagatatatgttatggaTGGTCCGGtaacggcccgatagcgggttgattgataaacccaacaaatactcgctaggacaggctcgaaatggctctgataccatataagaaaatgataaaaaatggtaagaagaaaaaatatttcttattctcttatgtgtatattacatcagtcatgtataggaaatatataggaagtttctctctcccaaattacaatctaattaggtaggatactaatcatgagattctataattattaaattaattgcatataattggtacaatat comes from the Phaseolus vulgaris cultivar G19833 chromosome 8, P. vulgaris v2.0, whole genome shotgun sequence genome and includes:
- the LOC137826956 gene encoding non-specific lipid-transfer protein 3-like, which encodes MASLKVACMVVLCMGVVGAPMMAQAISCGDVTTDLAPCLSYLMNGGTASDACCEGVRSILGAAGTTSEKQTVCNCLKDAANNFGINDNYAQALPGLCNVSVPYKISRSTNCANIRF